A stretch of the Zeugodacus cucurbitae isolate PBARC_wt_2022May chromosome 6, idZeuCucr1.2, whole genome shotgun sequence genome encodes the following:
- the LOC105217306 gene encoding protein mono-ADP-ribosyltransferase Parp16, producing MTSQASSECDGPSSGPYDAYIPRNGDYQIPPDIQDKINALRFLLETDLIACDAKWTLFVAAALSYRYDTQLKPFPPRFVTTDAGLDIDALISVINDTPKLRVVLQNIVEENYDEFDADVLDLLHHVLVVQREPLLHLVDDNDFDVILSNMEQSEQLPRPTHVFRVCNVPVIHEAIQEEPTYNEDEHSPKLAFHGNRLDCFFAMLTQVGACKQQPPNTENAGDEQDVPLKLTTDLQVALQHSPNGAGWGASSCGSMISCVAICEFENHPEFVFGVASSSIIEVRKPDLVRIRYLLFYGSRFPDEDEPEEKRPSSWLGRHKYSLSLACYMLLLASIGVANSGSGQYWKQIVSKKAHLLLDFCRRIFTPE from the coding sequence atgaccTCACAAGCCTCATCAGAGTGCGATGGTCCATCGTCCGGACCTTACGACGCCTATATACCACGTAACGGTGACTATCAAATTCCGCCAGATATACAAGACAAGATCAATGCCTTGCGTTTTCTACTCGAAACCGATCTCATCGCCTGTGATGCCAAATGGACGCTCTTCGTGGCCGCAGCACTCAGCTATCGCTACGATACGCAATTGAAGCCATTTCCACCGCGTTTTGTCACCACGGATGCGGGACTCGATATCGATGCGCTCATCTCGGTCATCAATGATACCCCAAAACTGCGTGTTGTGCTGCAGAATATTGTGGAGGAGAATTACGATGAATTCGATGCGGATGTTTTGGATCTGCTGCATCATGTGTTGGTCGTGCAACGTGAACCGTTGCTACATTTGGTGGATGATAATGATTTCGATGTGATACTGAGTAATATGGAACAAAGTGAACAGTTGCCGCGGCCGACACATGTCTTTCGCGTCTGCAATGTGCCGGTCATACACGAAGCCATACAGGAGGAGCCGACATACAACGAAGACGAACATTCGCCGAAATTGGCGTTTCATGGCAACCGGCTGGATTGTTTCTTCGCGATGTTGACGCAGGTCGGCGCTTGTAAACAGCAACCGCCGAATACGGAGAATGCCGGCGATGAACAGGATGTGCCGCTCAAATTGACCACCGATTTGCAAGTCGCTTTGCAGCATAGTCCGAATGGCGCCGGCTGGGGTGCTTCCAGTTGCGGTTCGATGATCTCGTGTGTGGCGATTTGTGAATTTGAGAATCATCCAGAATTTGTTTTCGGCGTTGCGTCGAGTTCTATAATCGAAGTGCGTAAACCGGATTTGGTGCGCATACGCTATTTGCTCTTCTATGGCAGCCGCTTTCCCGATGAAGATGAGCCGGAAGAGAAGCGTCCATCTAGCTGGTTGGGTCGCCATAAATACTCGTTATCGCTTGCTtgctatatgttgttgttggcatcgATTGGTGTGGCCAATAGCGGCAGTGGGCAATATTGGAAGCAGATTGTCAGTAAGAAGGCGCATTTGCTGCTGGACTTCTGCAGACGCATTTTTACGCCAGAGTAG